A region of Massilia sp. WG5 DNA encodes the following proteins:
- a CDS encoding aspartate kinase, producing MALIVHKYGGTSMGSTDRIKNVAARVAKWHDAGHQIVVVPSAMSGETNRLIGLAKEIMAQPDPRELDMIASTGEQVSVGLLAMALLARGKDAVSYTGWQVGIRTDSAFTKARIQSIDDTRVRADLDAGRIVIITGFQGMDEEGNISTLGRGGSDTSAVAIAAAMKADECLIYTDVDGVYTTDPRVVDEARRLSKITFEEMLELASLGSKVLQTRSVEFAGNYRVPTRVLSSLTDPLMPLEEEAVSGTLISFEEESNMEQAVISGIAFHRDEAKITVLGVPDKPGVAYHILGPVSDANIEVDMIIQNVSVDGKTDFTFTVSRNDYQRALNVLEANKAELGFDRLLGDAKVSKVSAVGVGMRSHVGVASQMFRTLAEEGINIMMISTSEIKISVLIDEKYMELAVRALHKAFDLEKA from the coding sequence ATGGCTTTAATAGTCCACAAATACGGCGGCACGTCGATGGGATCGACGGACCGCATCAAGAACGTCGCGGCCCGCGTCGCCAAATGGCACGATGCCGGCCACCAGATCGTCGTCGTCCCCTCGGCAATGTCCGGCGAAACCAACCGCCTGATCGGCCTGGCGAAAGAGATTATGGCGCAGCCGGACCCGCGCGAACTGGACATGATCGCCTCGACCGGCGAGCAGGTCTCGGTCGGCCTGCTGGCGATGGCGCTGCTGGCGCGCGGCAAGGACGCCGTGTCCTACACCGGCTGGCAAGTGGGCATCCGCACCGACTCCGCCTTCACCAAGGCGCGCATCCAGTCGATCGACGACACGCGCGTGCGCGCCGACCTCGACGCCGGCAGGATCGTGATCATCACCGGCTTCCAGGGCATGGACGAAGAGGGCAACATCTCGACCCTGGGTCGCGGCGGTTCGGACACCTCGGCGGTCGCGATCGCGGCGGCGATGAAGGCCGACGAATGCCTGATCTACACCGACGTCGACGGCGTCTACACGACCGACCCGCGCGTGGTCGACGAGGCGCGCCGCCTGTCGAAGATCACGTTCGAGGAAATGCTGGAACTGGCATCGCTGGGTTCGAAGGTGCTGCAGACCCGCTCCGTCGAATTTGCCGGCAACTACCGCGTTCCGACGCGCGTGCTGTCGTCGCTGACCGATCCCCTGATGCCGCTCGAGGAAGAAGCCGTGTCGGGTACCCTGATTTCGTTTGAGGAAGAAAGCAATATGGAACAAGCCGTCATCTCCGGCATCGCCTTCCACCGCGATGAAGCCAAAATCACCGTCCTCGGCGTGCCCGACAAGCCGGGCGTCGCCTACCACATCCTCGGCCCGGTCTCGGACGCGAACATCGAGGTCGACATGATCATACAGAATGTGTCGGTCGACGGTAAAACGGACTTCACCTTCACCGTCTCGCGCAACGACTACCAGCGCGCGCTGAACGTGCTGGAAGCGAACAAGGCGGAGCTGGGCTTCGACCGCCTGCTGGGCGACGCCAAGGTGTCGAAGGTGTCGGCGGTCGGCGTCGGCATGCGCAGCCACGTCGGCGTGGCCTCGCAGATGTTCCGCACCCTGGCGGAAGAGGGCATCAACATCATGATGATCTCGACCTCCGAAATCAAGATTTCTGTCCTGATCGACGAAAAATACATGGAGCTGGCAGTACGCGCCCTGCATAAAGCGTTTGATCTGGAGAAAGCTTAA
- a CDS encoding zinc-binding dehydrogenase, producing the protein MKQTMKALVLNAFEVPMNLSKVERPVAGPGQVLVRIKASVVEVVGEGVQGCASGNEVWDMTEAAKLVDAGKIKVLLDERHYSMDEAGRAHAAMQDGSARGKIVVEVE; encoded by the coding sequence ATGAAGCAGACGATGAAAGCGCTTGTGCTGAACGCATTCGAGGTACCAATGAACCTGAGTAAGGTGGAACGCCCCGTTGCCGGACCAGGACAGGTTCTGGTGCGCATCAAGGCCAGCGTCGTCGAAGTCGTCGGCGAAGGCGTCCAAGGATGTGCTTCAGGGAACGAAGTATGGGACATGACCGAGGCTGCCAAGCTGGTGGATGCCGGCAAGATCAAGGTCCTGCTGGACGAACGCCACTATTCCATGGACGAGGCCGGCCGGGCTCACGCGGCCATGCAGGATGGCAGCGCACGCGGCAAGATCGTCGTGGAGGTCGAGTGA
- a CDS encoding LLM class flavin-dependent oxidoreductase has product MNLLARTPLSALDVVPLRVGGSTADALSEALAYGRDLERLGFHRMWLAEHHNISGVASSATAVLIGRIAAATRSLRVGAGGIMLPNHAPLVVAENFGTLETLFPGRIDLGLGRAPGADGETMRALRRSVADGGGFPDQVAEIQMLLGPETPGQRVRAVPGVGTRVPVWILGSGTFGAALAAERGLPFAFAAHIAPQALHAAADLYRSTFQPSRACAQPYLMVCLPLVAADSDKMAQFLATTMFQRGLALIRGEGLTMLPPVADMGRRWNPGEEQAVRGMLGAAVIGGPATIARELERVLSATRADELMFSSNFYRSADRLRSAEIVARLRGEAMAASSR; this is encoded by the coding sequence GTGAATCTGCTCGCGCGCACGCCGCTGTCGGCGCTGGATGTCGTTCCCCTGCGGGTCGGCGGCTCGACCGCCGACGCCTTGAGCGAGGCGCTGGCGTACGGACGGGATCTCGAACGCCTCGGCTTTCACCGGATGTGGCTGGCGGAGCATCACAACATCTCCGGCGTTGCCAGTTCGGCCACCGCGGTCCTGATCGGCCGGATCGCCGCCGCGACCCGCAGCTTGCGGGTCGGCGCCGGCGGCATCATGTTGCCGAACCATGCGCCGCTGGTGGTCGCCGAGAATTTCGGTACGCTGGAGACCCTGTTTCCAGGGCGGATAGATCTGGGCCTCGGCCGCGCGCCCGGCGCGGATGGAGAAACCATGCGTGCGCTGCGGCGCAGCGTGGCCGACGGCGGTGGCTTTCCCGATCAGGTAGCGGAAATCCAGATGCTGCTGGGGCCGGAAACCCCCGGCCAACGCGTGCGCGCGGTTCCTGGCGTCGGAACCAGGGTTCCTGTCTGGATTCTGGGATCCGGCACCTTCGGCGCTGCGCTGGCGGCCGAGCGCGGGTTGCCCTTTGCCTTCGCGGCCCATATTGCGCCCCAGGCACTGCATGCGGCGGCAGACTTGTACCGTTCGACATTCCAGCCATCGCGCGCCTGTGCGCAACCCTACCTCATGGTTTGCCTTCCGCTGGTCGCAGCGGACTCGGACAAGATGGCGCAATTCCTCGCCACCACAATGTTCCAACGGGGACTGGCCCTGATTCGTGGCGAAGGACTGACGATGCTGCCGCCCGTTGCCGACATGGGCCGGCGCTGGAACCCGGGCGAGGAGCAGGCGGTGCGCGGCATGCTGGGCGCGGCAGTGATTGGCGGTCCCGCGACCATCGCACGGGAGCTGGAACGGGTCCTGTCCGCCACCCGGGCCGACGAACTGATGTTCAGCTCCAACTTCTATCGCTCTGCCGACCGGCTTCGCTCGGCTGAAATCGTCGCACGACTGCGCGGTGAGGCGATGGCGGCATCAAGCCGATAA
- a CDS encoding aldehyde dehydrogenase family protein, with product MKTIDTIYIDGEFVVPHGRESLVLLDPATECERTTVILADEVDARRAIAAAKAAYPSFSRTTRAQRMDWLQRLHDLVAAAEQDIVDIMVSEYGGTLAMARGTARRAAASFAIARRILADYRFEREVGGARVVMVPHGVVGMITPWNANIGFIASKLSMAIAAGSSAVIKPSELSAAQTALFTRLLHQAGLPPGVVNIVTGRGDTVGAEITRHPDIAKISFTGSTAVGKAIARGAVDTLKRVTLELGGKSPTVLLDDADFARVMPLAASAAVMNNGQACIAGTRLLVPDSRIDEAHALAVAAFSDLVVGPTGDPRVNVGPLVTRKQYERVQAYIRTGIEEGATLLAGGPGRPEDLARGYFVRPTVFGHVRNDMVIAREEIFGPVLCIIGYRDDDEAIAIANDTPYGLQAYVFGADLARANRVAADIVAGRVFVNGMYDAPEAPFGGFKQSGLGREFGVHGFEAYLEPKAIMGHDKLL from the coding sequence GTGAAAACTATCGACACCATTTACATCGACGGCGAATTTGTCGTCCCCCATGGACGCGAATCGCTGGTACTCCTCGATCCGGCCACCGAGTGCGAGCGTACGACCGTGATCCTCGCCGACGAGGTCGACGCCCGGCGCGCCATCGCCGCCGCGAAGGCCGCCTACCCATCATTCTCGCGCACGACGCGTGCACAGCGCATGGACTGGCTGCAGCGCCTGCACGATCTGGTCGCCGCGGCCGAGCAGGACATCGTCGACATCATGGTCTCGGAATACGGGGGCACGCTGGCGATGGCGCGCGGCACGGCGCGTCGCGCGGCGGCATCGTTTGCGATCGCGCGCCGCATCCTGGCCGACTACAGGTTCGAGCGCGAGGTCGGCGGCGCGCGCGTTGTCATGGTTCCGCATGGCGTGGTCGGCATGATTACGCCGTGGAATGCAAACATCGGTTTCATCGCCAGCAAACTGTCGATGGCGATCGCGGCCGGCAGCAGCGCGGTGATCAAGCCGAGCGAGCTCAGTGCCGCGCAAACCGCGCTTTTCACGCGCCTTCTGCACCAGGCCGGGCTGCCGCCGGGCGTGGTCAACATCGTTACCGGGCGCGGCGATACCGTCGGTGCCGAGATTACCCGCCATCCGGATATCGCCAAGATCTCGTTCACCGGATCGACCGCGGTCGGCAAGGCGATCGCGCGCGGCGCGGTCGACACGCTCAAGCGCGTTACCCTGGAACTGGGCGGCAAGTCGCCGACGGTCTTGCTCGACGACGCCGACTTCGCCAGGGTAATGCCGCTCGCGGCGTCGGCCGCCGTGATGAACAACGGCCAGGCCTGCATCGCCGGCACGCGCCTGCTGGTGCCCGACAGCCGCATCGACGAGGCGCATGCGCTGGCGGTGGCCGCCTTCAGCGACCTGGTCGTCGGCCCGACAGGCGACCCTCGCGTGAACGTCGGGCCGCTGGTGACGCGCAAGCAGTACGAGCGCGTGCAAGCGTATATCCGTACCGGCATCGAAGAGGGCGCGACTCTGCTGGCCGGAGGTCCCGGGCGGCCCGAGGACCTCGCGCGCGGCTACTTCGTGCGGCCCACCGTGTTCGGCCATGTCCGCAACGACATGGTCATCGCCCGCGAGGAAATCTTCGGTCCCGTGCTGTGCATCATCGGCTACCGTGACGACGACGAGGCGATCGCCATCGCCAACGACACGCCCTATGGCTTGCAGGCCTACGTGTTCGGGGCAGACCTGGCGCGCGCCAACCGGGTGGCCGCTGACATCGTTGCCGGCCGCGTATTCGTGAATGGGATGTATGATGCGCCGGAAGCGCCGTTCGGCGGCTTCAAACAATCGGGGCTCGGACGAGAATTCGGCGTCCATGGGTTCGAAGCCTACCTGGAACCGAAAGCGATCATGGGCCATGACAAGCTGCTCTGA
- a CDS encoding AraC family transcriptional regulator, with amino-acid sequence MTSCSDKDIAGTLCAMVDRRMRSAPTEAFDLPTALPWLWLLRRTAPTPVGHGMLSPSVCLLVQGEKEMLVGHQVLRYGAGCYVQAGMAVPVSGQVIRASTAAPYYGIRVELDPREISAAALEMGLQLPAMQGGSAVVTVERADEVLLEVFVRLLRMLDRPRDLPVLGRLLKQELIYHLISGPGGASLASGAAGGQRERAVGEAINWIRTHYNRPLSIDALARAVHMSPSVLHRRFKAATVMSPLQYQKQVRLLEARKILMSGKAEAANVAYEVGYESPSQFSREYRRLFGAPPLKDIEQLRLQSTVPQP; translated from the coding sequence ATGACAAGCTGCTCTGACAAGGACATCGCCGGCACGCTGTGCGCAATGGTCGACCGGCGCATGCGCAGCGCACCGACGGAAGCCTTCGACCTGCCGACCGCGCTGCCGTGGTTGTGGCTGTTGCGTCGCACAGCGCCCACGCCCGTCGGGCATGGCATGTTGTCGCCATCGGTCTGCCTGCTGGTGCAGGGCGAAAAGGAGATGCTGGTCGGCCATCAGGTCCTGCGCTACGGCGCCGGCTGCTACGTGCAGGCGGGGATGGCGGTGCCGGTGTCCGGCCAGGTGATCCGCGCCAGTACGGCTGCCCCTTACTACGGGATCCGCGTCGAGCTCGATCCCAGGGAAATCTCGGCCGCCGCGCTCGAGATGGGGCTGCAGTTGCCCGCCATGCAGGGCGGCTCGGCGGTCGTGACGGTCGAGCGAGCCGACGAGGTGCTGCTCGAGGTCTTCGTGCGCCTGCTGCGCATGCTCGACAGGCCGCGCGACCTCCCGGTCCTGGGGCGCCTGCTGAAGCAGGAGCTGATCTACCACCTGATCAGCGGACCAGGCGGGGCGAGTCTCGCCAGCGGCGCTGCCGGGGGCCAGCGCGAACGTGCCGTCGGCGAAGCGATCAACTGGATCCGCACGCATTACAACCGGCCGCTGAGCATCGATGCGCTGGCGCGCGCAGTGCACATGAGCCCCTCGGTCCTGCATCGCCGCTTCAAGGCCGCCACCGTGATGAGCCCCCTGCAATACCAGAAGCAGGTGCGGCTGCTCGAGGCGCGCAAGATCTTGATGAGCGGGAAGGCCGAGGCGGCAAACGTCGCTTACGAGGTCGGCTATGAAAGCCCATCCCAGTTCAGCCGGGAGTACCGGCGGCTCTTCGGGGCGCCGCCGCTGAAGGATATCGAGCAGTTGCGCTTGCAGTCGACCGTGCCGCAACCCTAG
- a CDS encoding EAL domain-containing protein, with amino-acid sequence MQSITEVDLAEGLRNREFLLHYQPKFSLVTNEIVGAEALARWRRPDGMLLPPSAFIPLAERTGAIKELTLQLLARLVHDLDSAGLDQSLCVSLNVTAQDFEDDMLTNALLDAIAAGALRPCSLELEITETQALSGGTRVQEQLRLLTDTGIGLAMDDYGIGYSSIDTLSQWPFTTIKLDQGIIGRMLASSKDATIVRSSIRLGHELGVTVVAEGVEALVQQDFLAEAGCRLVQGYLVSSPLPLDEFQLFRHHNHRCHRISPGLAHMALIDHVQWRRQMLRYAIRAASLPPSHPIRQSETHPILCENSCAFGRWYVDAGDSAVVTASYRELAAPHADLHRLGKQIVDRVRRDATFEDIAPILFDLKQVSNELVRLLEDLEDAGLHVLYGTDTAFS; translated from the coding sequence ATGCAATCGATCACTGAGGTCGACCTCGCCGAGGGATTACGGAACCGGGAATTCCTCTTGCACTACCAGCCGAAGTTTTCGTTGGTCACGAACGAGATCGTCGGCGCCGAGGCACTTGCCCGCTGGCGCCGTCCCGATGGCATGCTGTTGCCGCCGTCGGCCTTCATTCCGCTCGCGGAGCGAACGGGCGCGATCAAGGAGCTGACGCTGCAACTCCTGGCCCGTCTCGTGCACGACCTGGATTCCGCCGGGCTGGACCAGAGCCTCTGCGTATCGCTCAATGTCACGGCCCAGGACTTCGAGGACGACATGCTTACCAATGCGCTTCTCGACGCCATCGCCGCCGGCGCCCTTCGGCCGTGCTCGCTCGAGCTCGAGATTACCGAGACTCAGGCGCTGTCGGGCGGCACGCGCGTCCAGGAACAGCTTCGCCTGCTCACCGATACCGGCATCGGCCTGGCGATGGACGACTACGGGATCGGTTACTCGAGTATCGACACGCTGAGCCAATGGCCCTTCACCACGATCAAGCTGGACCAGGGCATCATCGGACGCATGCTCGCATCGAGCAAGGACGCGACCATCGTCCGCTCGTCGATCCGGCTGGGGCATGAGCTCGGCGTGACCGTCGTCGCCGAGGGCGTCGAGGCTTTGGTGCAGCAGGACTTCCTGGCCGAAGCAGGATGCCGGCTGGTGCAGGGCTACCTGGTCAGCAGCCCGCTGCCACTGGATGAATTCCAGCTTTTTCGCCATCACAATCACAGGTGCCATCGAATTTCACCCGGGCTGGCACATATGGCGCTGATCGACCACGTCCAGTGGCGCCGGCAAATGCTTCGTTATGCGATCCGCGCGGCGTCCCTGCCGCCCTCGCACCCGATCCGCCAGTCGGAAACCCACCCGATCCTGTGCGAGAACAGCTGTGCGTTCGGGCGATGGTACGTGGACGCAGGCGACAGCGCTGTCGTCACTGCAAGTTACCGGGAACTCGCGGCGCCGCATGCAGACCTGCACCGTCTCGGCAAGCAAATCGTCGACCGCGTGCGCAGGGACGCCACGTTCGAGGACATTGCTCCCATATTATTCGATCTGAAGCAGGTATCGAACGAGCTCGTTCGCCTGCTGGAAGACCTGGAGGACGCCGGCCTGCACGTCCTTTACGGTACCGATACCGCATTCAGCTGA
- a CDS encoding SDR family NAD(P)-dependent oxidoreductase: MRVILITGGSRGIGASTAIQCARQGFGVILTYRQDMAAALDVVGRIQQEGGKAATLSLDLGETAGFTAFRTAVQETLEVCWGKRQLGGLVNNAGYGLFEPIAKVTEAQFDGLMDVHLKGPFFLTQALLPVLEDGASIVNVTSATTRVATAGVAPYAAFKGGLDVLTRYMAKEFGDRRIRVNAVSPGPVRTELGGGLTPEFEALLASQTALGRIGEPEDVGRVIATLLSDHGGWINGQSVEVAGGYVV, from the coding sequence ATGCGTGTCATTCTTATCACCGGCGGCAGCCGCGGCATCGGCGCCAGCACCGCGATCCAGTGTGCCCGCCAGGGCTTTGGCGTCATCCTGACCTACCGGCAGGACATGGCAGCCGCACTCGATGTGGTCGGCCGCATCCAGCAGGAGGGCGGCAAGGCCGCCACCCTGTCACTGGACCTGGGCGAGACCGCCGGCTTCACCGCCTTCCGCACCGCAGTGCAGGAGACACTGGAGGTCTGTTGGGGCAAACGGCAGCTCGGCGGCCTGGTCAACAATGCCGGCTACGGCTTGTTCGAGCCTATCGCGAAGGTCACGGAAGCCCAGTTCGACGGCCTGATGGATGTGCACCTGAAGGGACCGTTCTTCCTGACACAGGCACTCCTGCCCGTCCTGGAAGACGGCGCCAGTATCGTGAACGTCACCAGCGCAACGACGCGCGTCGCCACTGCCGGCGTTGCCCCATACGCCGCTTTCAAGGGCGGCCTCGACGTACTGACCCGGTACATGGCGAAGGAATTCGGTGACAGGCGCATCCGTGTGAACGCCGTGTCCCCGGGCCCGGTCCGTACCGAACTGGGCGGCGGCCTGACGCCCGAGTTCGAAGCACTGTTGGCATCCCAGACCGCCCTGGGACGGATCGGCGAGCCGGAAGACGTCGGCCGCGTCATCGCGACGCTGCTGTCCGACCACGGCGGCTGGATCAACGGACAGTCGGTCGAGGTGGCCGGTGGCTATGTGGTCTGA